The segment TGCAGATGGTTCTGAATTGCGTCAATTAACAGATTTAGGCAACGCAAATTGGAGTCCGTTTTTTCATCCTTCTGGAAATAAAATTTTATTTTCATCAAATTTCGAATCAGAAAGAGGATTTCCTTTCAATTTATATATGATTGATTTAGATGGAAAAAATTTAGAAAGAGTTACTCATGGAGAAACTTTTGATGCTTTTCCTGTGTTTTCAAATGATGGTAAAAAATTAATTTTTTCATCAAACAGAAATAATGGAGGTGGACGTGATACCAACTTGTTTATTGCAGAATGGCAAGACTAACAGGATCGCCATTCTGAAATATCACAAGACGTGATATCAACTTGTTTATTGCAGAATGGCAAGACTAACAAGATTGACATTCTGAAATACCACAAGACGTGATACCAACTTGTTTATTGCAGAATGGCAAGACTAACAGGATTGACATTCTGAAATACCACAAGACGTGATACCAACTTGTTTATTGCAGAATGGCAAGATTAACAAGGGAGTACTACTTTTAAAAAATAAATTGTAAATTGTTGGATGTATAAACATTTAACTTAAAACATGAGCGCAAAAGACAATATTTTAAGAAAAATTAGAATTTTAATTACCAATCAATTTGATAGTCCAGAAGAAGCATTTCGTTTTTTTGATTCAGATAAAGAGGGTAGATTAAGAAAGTCTGAAATAAAAAAATTATTAAAAGGTGCTGAAGTAAATGGTTTCTTAAGAAGTGTTGTTGCAAATGAGTTATTAAAAGGATATGATATATTTAGTGATGATACTATCAATTGGGAAGAATTTAAAGTAGCAATTTCTGAACTAGAAAGAGATTTATAATTAAATACATTTTTAAGTAAAAGTACAAGGAGTTTCATTGTACTTTTTTTATTTGACAAGGTCTGTAAATAGCATATCTTTGCGAGTTGAACGCAGTTAGAAAACGAAGTATGAAGAATATTAGAAACTTTTGCATTATCGCACATATTGATCATGGTAAAAGTACGTTAGCAGATAGATTGTTAGAATATACAGGCTCTGTAACAGATCGTGAAAAGAAAGATCAGTTATTAGATAGTATGGATTTAGAACGCGAACGTGGAATTACCATAAAATCGCACGCTATTCAAATGGATTTTGAACATAAAGGAGAGCAATATGTTTTAAATTTAATTGATACTCCAGGTCATGTAGATTTTTCTTACGAAGTTTCTCGTTCAATTGCTGCTTGTGAAGGCGCTTTGCTAATTGTAGATGCTGCACAAAGTATACAAGCACAAACAATTTCTAACTTATACTTGGCTTTAGAGAATGATTTAGAGATTATTCCTATTTTAAATAAAGTAGATTTACCTTCTGCAAACCCAGAAGAAGTAACAGATGATATTGTAGATTTATTAGGTTGTGATCCAGAAGATATTATTCACGCTAGTGGAAAAACAGGTTTTGGGGTAGATAATATATTAGAAGCAATTATAGATAGAATCCCTGCACCAAAAGGAGATCCCGAAGCACCATTACAAGCCTTAATTTTTGATTCAGTTTATAATTCTTACAGAGGAATTGAAACCTATTTTAGAGTTTTTAATGGAGAAATTAAAAAAGGACAGCGTATTAAATTTTTGGCAACTAATAATGAGTATTTTGCTGATGAAGTAGGAACTCTAAAATTAGAGCAAGTTGTTAGGAAATCTGTAAAAGCAGGGGATGTTGGATATTTAATTACAGGTATTAAAACAGCAAAAGAAGTAAAAGTAGGAGATACAATTACAGATGCATTAAACCCTACAACAGAAATTATTGATGGTTTTGAAGATGTAAAACCAATGGTTTTTGCAGGTATTTATCCTGTAGATACAGAAGATTTTGAAGAATTGCGTTATTCTATGGAAAAACTGCAATTAAATGATGCTTCTTTAGTATTTGCGCCAGAAAGCTCTGCGGCTTTAGGTTTTGGTTTTCGTTGTGGATTCTTAGGAATGTTACACATGGAAATTATTCAAGAACGATTAGAACGTGAGTTTAATATGACCGTTATTACAACAGTTCCTAACGTTTCTTACCACGCTTATTCTAAGAAAAACCCTAATGAATTGATTCTTTTGAATAATCCAACAGATTTACCAGATCCATCTAGATTAGATAGAGTAGAAGAACCTTTTATTAAGGCTTCAATAATTACTAAATCAGATTTTGTTGGTCAAGTAATGAGCTTGTGTATAGAAAAACGTGGAGAAATCACCAATCAAACGTATTTAACAACAGAAAGAGTAGAGTTAACTTTTGATATGCCTTTGGCAGAAATTGTTTTCGATTTTTACGATCGTCTAAAAACAGTTTCTAAAGGATATGCTTCTTTTGATTATTCTCCTATAGGAATGAGAGAATCAAAATTAGTACGTGTAGATATTTTATTAAATGCACAACCAGTAGATGCACTTTCTGCGCTTTTACATGCAGATAATGCGTTTACAATTGGTAAGAAAATAGTTGAAAAGTTAAAAGAATTAATACCAAGACAACAGTTCGATATTCCTATTCAGGCAGCAATTGGAGCAAAAATTATTGCGCGTGAAACTACAAAAGCATTACGTAAAGATGTAACTGCCAAATGTTATGGAGGAGATATTTCTAGAAAACGTAAACTGTTAGAAAAGCAGAAAAAAGGAAAGAAAAGAATGCGTCAAGTTGGTAATGTAGAAATTCCGCAAGAAGCGTTTATGGCAGTTTTAAAGCTGAATGACTAGCTAAGAAATAAGATAAAATAATAAAGACAGAAACCTTTTTGAGAAATCAAGAAGGTTTTTTATTTGAAGCTATTTCCTACTTTTACTACTCGCTTTTTTCTTATGCTGAATTTAGTTCAGCATAAAAAAAAGAGCTCAAACAAACCGTTCAATGTGGGCTAAACTTATTTGTTAGCTATTTGTCATTCCTGTAAAATCAAGAGCTTAAACTTACTTTTAGAGATTCCTGTTTTTACAGGAATGACAAATATTTAAGAAAGTTGTCTAAGTAAAAATGCCCTTGATAAAACCAAGAGCATTTTAATAAAATTTAATTTCATAATAGTGAAATGTAAAAGCATCTTAGATGTTAGTCTCTTCCTCCTAAAACTTGCAATCCCCAGTATAACAGCATTGCTAAAGAACCTAAAGCAGCAACTAAATAAGTTCTTGCCGCCCATTTTAATGCGTCAGTAGAACCCGCTAACTCTTGTTGAGAAACCATGTTTTTATTTTTTAACCAAGCCAATGCTCTGTTACTTGCATCATATTCTACAGGCAACGTTACAATACTAAAAAGTGTTGCAAAGCCCATAAAAACTAAACCAGCAATAGCTATGTAGTAACCGATT is part of the Polaribacter sp. SA4-10 genome and harbors:
- a CDS encoding EF-hand domain-containing protein; this translates as MSAKDNILRKIRILITNQFDSPEEAFRFFDSDKEGRLRKSEIKKLLKGAEVNGFLRSVVANELLKGYDIFSDDTINWEEFKVAISELERDL
- the lepA gene encoding translation elongation factor 4, yielding MKNIRNFCIIAHIDHGKSTLADRLLEYTGSVTDREKKDQLLDSMDLERERGITIKSHAIQMDFEHKGEQYVLNLIDTPGHVDFSYEVSRSIAACEGALLIVDAAQSIQAQTISNLYLALENDLEIIPILNKVDLPSANPEEVTDDIVDLLGCDPEDIIHASGKTGFGVDNILEAIIDRIPAPKGDPEAPLQALIFDSVYNSYRGIETYFRVFNGEIKKGQRIKFLATNNEYFADEVGTLKLEQVVRKSVKAGDVGYLITGIKTAKEVKVGDTITDALNPTTEIIDGFEDVKPMVFAGIYPVDTEDFEELRYSMEKLQLNDASLVFAPESSAALGFGFRCGFLGMLHMEIIQERLEREFNMTVITTVPNVSYHAYSKKNPNELILLNNPTDLPDPSRLDRVEEPFIKASIITKSDFVGQVMSLCIEKRGEITNQTYLTTERVELTFDMPLAEIVFDFYDRLKTVSKGYASFDYSPIGMRESKLVRVDILLNAQPVDALSALLHADNAFTIGKKIVEKLKELIPRQQFDIPIQAAIGAKIIARETTKALRKDVTAKCYGGDISRKRKLLEKQKKGKKRMRQVGNVEIPQEAFMAVLKLND